ttaatataaggtAACACGCGCGttgatgttttcttttttgttggtggGAACGAATCTTCTACAACTTCATTTTAtaaacacaagaaaatgtgaCCTGGGCTACgttttcttatttaaaatttgatatgagaaaaacaaaaattattgctTAATAATATATCTGACCTCattatttttaatacaaatgGTGCTAAATCCATCTTATTCACTGACTCACTCTCAACGAAATTCTAGTcccaacaaataaacaaaccaTTTCTTCCAAATTATTCTCTCCTGAGTAATGCTTCTAGAAGCAGAtgaatttagttttttagtttaaaaatggGCGGTTCATTTTGGACTCAAGTAGTGGCAACTGTGAAGTTCACACCTATTCCTGTTCTATTCagccactcttttttttttactagaaaaAGATAAGATATTTGTCGGTAAAGACAACAACTGAGTAACAGACAATGTCCAAAGCGCAAAGTCTCTCTGTTGTATTTCAATTTCAGTTGAATGAAATTCACATAtttctcatccaaaaaaaaaaacagacaaCGTCCAAAGCAAGTCGAATGGTCAAAAAGGTCCAGCGCCTTATCTAGCGGTGGCCAGAAACCGCGTTGTCATGTTAGACACTAGCAGATGGCTCACTGATATGGCCTTAAAAACCATGCAACATATTTAATTCTTACTGACAACATTGCACTATCTGTCTTTCTGATACAACAATAAACTATAGAGATATATATACTATACATAACCACTTTCACACATactctttctctcattctcaAGATTTGAACTTTGTTCCTCTCTCTAAATTCCAAATCAATGCTGGGTCTTGCTTCAAGCTCCAAGTAGGTGAGTACCATCACTCACTCTAAGCTGAACATTCTTTTTTACCATCTTTAGTGAGTTGGTCTGTCTTTCTTTATAGTTTGCTCTTCTGCAGAATCTACACCATTAAATTTGAATTACCATGCAGCTTGTTTTGAACCATTTATTGCTGTTTTTATGCTTCACTGCATCCATATATGGTTATACTGTCTCTGGTCTCAACTCTGATGGGATAACTTTGTTGGCACTCCTGAGGCACTGGACATCTGTGCCTCCTTCCATAACCTCAAGCTGGAATGCTTCTGATTCCTCTCCTTGCTCATGGGCAGGAGTGGAGTGTGACAATGCTCACAATGTGATGTCCCTTAACCTCTCTAGTCAGGCAATTTCAGGTCGGTTAGGACCTGAAATTGGGCACCTTTGTCAATTGCAAATCcttgttttgagttttaacaATTTCTTTGGTGTCATACCTAAAGAGTTAGGCAACTGTAGTGTTCTTGAGCAATTGGACCTGTCTGTAAACAACTTTAGTGGAGAAATACCTGATAGATTTGAAAACTTGCAGAGTTTACTGTCATTGAGCCTTTATGAAAATATGCTGATTGGTGAAATACCCAAATCCGTGTTTCGGATTCCACACTTGGAATATGTGTATCTAAACAATAACAATTTCAATGGCTCAATTCCTGCAAATGTTGGAAACATGAGTGAGGTGTTGAGTCTATCGTTATATGGTAATCAGTTATCAGGGATGATTCCTTCATCTATTGGAAATTGTAGTAAACTGGAGGAACTTTATTTGAATCAGAACCAACTGGTGGGTATTTTGCCTGAGAGTCTAAACAATCTTGAGAACCTTGCTTATTTATCAGTCAGCCAAAATAGTCTTGAGGGTAGAATTCCTTTGGGTTTGGGCAATTGCAAGAGTTTATGCTCCTTGGATTTATCGTTCAATGGTTTTAGTGGAGGTATTCCACCAGGCTTGAGCAATTGTAGTGACTTAGCATACTTCGTTGCTGTGAGTAGCAACTTAATGGGCAATATCCCATCTTCCTTTGGTCTACTATATAAGCTTTTACTACTTCACCTTCCTGAAAACCATTTGTCTGGAAAAATACCGCCTGAACTTGGCAAGTGCAAGTCCTTGGAAGGCCTACTATTGTATACAAACCAACTTGAGGGGGAAATTCCCAGTGAATTAGGGATGCTGACTGAATTGCAGGACATTGAATTGTTTAACAACCGTTTAATGGGTGAAATTCCCATTAGCATTTGGAAGATTCCGAGTCTCCAGTATCTTCATGTGTATAATAACAGCCTTTCCGGGGAGCTACCTCTGGAGATGACTGAGCTCAAACAACTTAAAAACATTTCATTGTATGACAACCAATTCTCTGGAGTTATACCTGAAAGTTTGGGGATTAATAGCAGCTTAATACAGTTGGACTTTACAAATAATAAGTTCACTGGTAAAATTCCTCCAAATCTTTGCTTTGGAAAGCAATTAAGTGTGCTGAATATGGGTCAAAATCAACTTCAAGGTCGCATACCTTCTGATGTAGGAAGCTGTTCAACTCTGCGAAGATTAATCCTCAAAAAAAACAACTTCAAAGGGGTTCTTCCAGAATTTGCCAAAAATACAAAGCTTTTATTCATGGACATCAGTGAAAATAATATTGGTGGAGCGATTCCATCAAGCCTGGGAAATTGCACCAACCTCACTTCCATTATTTTGTCCAAGAATATGTTTACAGGGTGTATACCCCTAGAGCTAGGAAACCTCGTGAATCTGCAGACATTGAGTTTGGCTGAAAACAAATTGGAAGGTCCTTTGCCATCTCAGCTATCAAATTGTGTCAAATTAGAGAGATTTGATGTGGGTTTCAATCTATTGAATGGCTCAATTCCATCTAGTTTGAGGAGTTGGACAGGTTTATCCGCATTGATTTTGAGAGAGAATCGTTTTATTGGGGGTGTCCCATCGTTCTTGTCAGAATTTAAAAAGCTCTCAGAGCTACAACTTGGTGGAAATATTTTTGGAGGAGAGATTCCTTCGTTTATTGGGGCACTGCAGGATCTATTCTATGCATTGAATCTCAGCAGTAATGGGTTGACAGGTGAAGTTCCTTTAGAGCTTGGAAAATTGAACAGGCTTCTGCAGCTGGATGTGTCTCATAACAATTTGACAGGAACTTTGATAGCTCTAGAGGAAATGCAGTCATTAGTTGAGGTCAATATTTCATACAATCACTTCACAGGTCCTGTCCCACAAACACTAATGAAGTTTCTGAACTCATCTCCATCATCATTCTTAGGCAACCCCAGCCTTTGTGTCAGTTGTCTTCCATCTGGTGGATTAACCTGCACCGGAAACAGCAATTTCAAGCCTTGTGACCTTCAATCAAGCAATAAAAAAGGTCTTAGTAGATTAGAAGTCGCAATGATATCCCTTGGATCCTCACTAGCTCTTGTTTTTATGCTTCTTGGATTggttcttgtgtttcttttcaGCGGAAGACTAAAGCAGGAAGCTGACACCTCTGCTCAAGAGGGATCATCTTCCCTGCTTAAAAAACTAATGGAGGCTACAGCAAATCTAGACGACCAGTATTTAATTGGGCGAGGAGCCCATGGAACTGTTTATACGGCCTCATTGAGCCCAGACAAAGTTTTTGCCGTGAAGAAGCTTGCATTTTCTGGGAATAAAGGAGGAAACCTAAGTATGGCTAGGGAAATTCAAACTGTTGGGAAGATTAGGCACCGGAATTTGGTGAGACTGGAAGAATTTTGGTTACGAAAGGACTATGGTTTAATCTTGTATCGGTACATGCAAAATGGGAGCCTTCATGATGTTTTACATGAAGTGAATCCACCACCAACACTAGAGTGGGGTGTCCGCTACAAAATAGCAGTTGGAACAGCACATGGATTGACATATCTCCATTTTGACTGTGATCCTCCTATAGTACACCGTGATATCAAGCCAAATAACATACTTTTAGACTCAGAGATGGAGCCTCATATTGCTGATTTTGGTATCGCCAAGCTTCTGGATCAGTCCTCTGCTTCAACCCCATCCATCTCAGTTGTGGGTACATTTGGTTATATTGCACCAGGTAATTCTTCtgcatttattgttgtttagcctatttctatttttagattATTAAATTGAATGATTTATGTACCATGGCTTTACAGAAAATGCATACACAACAACAAAGGGTAAGGAGTCTGATGTGTATAGTTACGGGGTTGTTTTGCTCGAGCTGTTAACCCGAAAGAAGGCATTGGATCCATCATTCACGGAGGAAATGGATATTGTGAGTTGGGTCAGGTCCGTCTGGAGCAATACAGGAGAAATTGAAAAGATTGTTGATTCAAGCCTTATGGAGGAATTTTTGCATTCAGATATCATGGAACAAGTTATTGATGTGTTTGTGGTGGCTTTGAGATGCACTGAAAAGGAGCCAAGCAAGAGACCTACAATGAGAGACGTTGTCAGACAATTATTAGATGCCAGTACCCccatgaaaagtaaaaagaaacaaCCTATTTAAGTTTCTAACTTGGTTGTGCCTGTtggcaaaaaaattattgtttttaattgttccAGATTTAGTTCCTTTGGAGAGTATTGTATACTTGATTATGTAATTATTATGCACTTTTGAAGAAGATGAGTCAAAACACTCTCAAATGTGGATACTAATTCGCGTATGTTCACAGTTCACATGCTTGCGTGCATGCACAAACACACCAAATGTTAATCTGAGGAGCCTTAAAATTGAGACATGGACTTCTGCAAATATATTTACATAGATTTCTACCACTAATGCTAATTGTAACTATGATATAAAGAAACTCAGTGCTGCTTTTAGTTCGTTCACATTGTTTATCTTCCTTGATTCAAAGAGACAggaaattcattatttttacttggaaaaggaaaaaaaaaaaaagactttggTTTGAAATATTTGTCTTATTAATCTGACTATATCGGTTGGATTCTGATTTTTCATGTCAATTTTGAAATGTGTTGAGTTCTTGGAACGTGGGCTTATATGGTTGGTTTCTTTCaacaataaagaaagaaaaaaaaagaaaaaagaaaaaaaagaagagaattgCAAGATTATTTGCTCTCTTTTCTGCACTTTACTCTCCATTTAGTAGCGGAGCTAAGAATTTTTGTCAGCAAGAccaagttatatatatatatatatatatatatatataatcatacaTAAAATTTGTAATCTGCAATATGATTTAACTTAtgttattgtttatatataacaAAAGCACGTACATTAAAGTTTGTCTTTATATTAGTCAAAAcaactattttttcttctacATCTAGTCAATTTGTAAACTATGAATTATCTTTTAAATCATACTGATCAGAATTTTTGTCAGCGGGAccaagttatatatatatatatatatatatgtataatcatacataaaatttgtaatctgcaatactatttaacttatgttattatttatatataacaaaagTATGTACATTAAAGTTTACCTTTATATTagtaaaaaactattttttcttctacATGTAGTCAATTTGTAAACTGTGAATTATCTTTTAAATCATATTGATTAGAATTTAAAcatttcaaatcaaatttttttgttaaaaaaattagagatcAAACAGTTAGAGTAtataatagttttaaaaatcaagaaacatgtaaaaatataatcaatttaaaataatttagataataataatcaccttttatatatatatacacacacaaatcaatacaaataataataataataataataataataataataataataataataataatatataaataaactaaaaaaataaaaatctcttaTTTTTCATACAAAGGATATCATTCCACGTGCATTCTCCTTGTTTGCGTCTATCAAGACATGTAGGTTCTATTTAggatccgtttattttgctgaaactgaaagctttttgttgaaaatactgtaactaaagataaaaattagttgaaatagtacagtggaactcatgaatagtacctaAAAGTACAgtgggacctatgaatagtaacaaaaataagttgaatagcaaaataagttggtaaaaatAATCCATGCCAAACGGGGCTATAGTCCCCAAAAATActataagaaaaatgttaacGGAATAACGggtttagaaactatttttagaaatatttttatggaaaaatgataaagcaattaatttttttgatagttttttatattttctcatgaaagtaatgtcaaaatttttctaatcTTAATTGATTAATAATTGCCCTAAGACACCCGTTAACATGACGCATACTATAATATTATAGTATactataattttgaattttttttttttggagagagaataAGGGCCTGATTGGTaagaagatttttgtttttattttcaaaatagtataaaaacaattttcaaaaaattgaacttgaaactagttttcagataataatttttatattttacgtGTTTAACTCccacttttaagaacaattttcaaaatactaaaaataaaaataattatttgggagaccatttctatttttgagatttaaaaaaaaatgtttacaaaaAGTAACATATAGAATCTTTAGATTACCtttttttgtggataatgaGAAGGGAATAgatatcatcatttttttttttttttttttaatgataagttcCAAATTTGAAGTGTGAGAATTCTTTTTGTGATAGAGATAAACTCCtaaatttaagagataaaagagtttgGACAAATATGTGGGGTccattgttttcaatttatttacaactatgtctttaaaaacattttttgtatcCTAAAAACACCCCTTAaaccattttcaaaattttgttttaaattagaaaaatatgatacaagtttttgaaaactgtatttagaaaatattagccaaacaataaattcaagtgtGAGACCTACCATTTTATggattgcaaaacaaaaaactatatttaaattcTCTTACCAAACCGCCCCtaatattttttggatttttttttttttttgaaagcaaatCAAATATTCATTCATTCATGTTTAAACAATCCTGATACAAAGCTTCTATAACCGGGGGAGGAGAATCCTCCATCCAATACAATTCATTATCAACATTTCTAGCGTATTTTGCCAAAATATGGGCAACTTGGTTTCCCCTCTTCTAATACAACTTATATCAACAAATTGCAAACCATGAATGCTACATTTGATGTCCTCATACACATGTCCCGGCAACGAAAGATTGCCTGAAGTGCTTGCTACTACTTTCACGACAACAACATTGTCACCCTCTATTATCATCTCAGTAAAACCTGACTCCACAGCGAATTCAAGAGCTTTTCGACATGCCAACACCTCCGCTTCTTCACTACAGCTGACCGAGGGCCCTTTGACAAACATTGCCGCCATTAATTCACCTGCAGAATTTCGGATTACTGCTCGAATTCCCGATCTCTGAATTCTAGCAAATACCGCGGCATCGAAGTTAAGCTTGTACAACAGTGAAGGGGGTGGTTTCCATCTTTGTCCGGTCCATGGCGCTATGTGTGGAATATTCATCTGAGTTTGAACATTTCTATACTCATCTAAATACTCCAATGCTCTCTGATTCAGCCACTTCGGGTCCCTCATCTGTCCTCCATGTATAATTGCATTTCTCTGATTCCAAATAAACCAGGCTTGAACAAGGAACATGTCCAAAACATACTCAAACAAAGCCATAATGTCATGGAAATCAGTGGTACACTTTTGCAACCTGATAGCATAGCCAGCCCACACGTCTTGCACAACCCCACACTCCTAAATTGCATGTATTGCAGATTCAGGCACCCCTATGCAGCACTGGCATCCTGTCTCAGTTATTATTTTCCATCGAACAAGATTCACTCGGGTTGGCAGAATATCTTGGCAAGCTCTCCACCCGAATATTTTAACTTTACTTGGCACATGTAGCTGCCAAATTTTCTTCCATATTTGCTGACCACCAACACGATCTGAGTTTCCAACCCCATCATCATTCCTCATCACTTTCCTTGCTAGATGATACCCGGACTTAACAGAGTACTTCCCATTCTTGGTATGCATCCATACCACTAAATCAACCATGTTCCTTCGGCTCAATGGAATTTTGCAGATAGTAGCAACCTCTTCTgcacaaattttttcataattaatgtATCACGTCTCCACCAATTTAATTCAGCATCAATAAG
The Quercus lobata isolate SW786 chromosome 10, ValleyOak3.0 Primary Assembly, whole genome shotgun sequence DNA segment above includes these coding regions:
- the LOC115965326 gene encoding receptor-like protein kinase — translated: MQLVLNHLLLFLCFTASIYGYTVSGLNSDGITLLALLRHWTSVPPSITSSWNASDSSPCSWAGVECDNAHNVMSLNLSSQAISGRLGPEIGHLCQLQILVLSFNNFFGVIPKELGNCSVLEQLDLSVNNFSGEIPDRFENLQSLLSLSLYENMLIGEIPKSVFRIPHLEYVYLNNNNFNGSIPANVGNMSEVLSLSLYGNQLSGMIPSSIGNCSKLEELYLNQNQLVGILPESLNNLENLAYLSVSQNSLEGRIPLGLGNCKSLCSLDLSFNGFSGGIPPGLSNCSDLAYFVAVSSNLMGNIPSSFGLLYKLLLLHLPENHLSGKIPPELGKCKSLEGLLLYTNQLEGEIPSELGMLTELQDIELFNNRLMGEIPISIWKIPSLQYLHVYNNSLSGELPLEMTELKQLKNISLYDNQFSGVIPESLGINSSLIQLDFTNNKFTGKIPPNLCFGKQLSVLNMGQNQLQGRIPSDVGSCSTLRRLILKKNNFKGVLPEFAKNTKLLFMDISENNIGGAIPSSLGNCTNLTSIILSKNMFTGCIPLELGNLVNLQTLSLAENKLEGPLPSQLSNCVKLERFDVGFNLLNGSIPSSLRSWTGLSALILRENRFIGGVPSFLSEFKKLSELQLGGNIFGGEIPSFIGALQDLFYALNLSSNGLTGEVPLELGKLNRLLQLDVSHNNLTGTLIALEEMQSLVEVNISYNHFTGPVPQTLMKFLNSSPSSFLGNPSLCVSCLPSGGLTCTGNSNFKPCDLQSSNKKGLSRLEVAMISLGSSLALVFMLLGLVLVFLFSGRLKQEADTSAQEGSSSLLKKLMEATANLDDQYLIGRGAHGTVYTASLSPDKVFAVKKLAFSGNKGGNLSMAREIQTVGKIRHRNLVRLEEFWLRKDYGLILYRYMQNGSLHDVLHEVNPPPTLEWGVRYKIAVGTAHGLTYLHFDCDPPIVHRDIKPNNILLDSEMEPHIADFGIAKLLDQSSASTPSISVVGTFGYIAPENAYTTTKGKESDVYSYGVVLLELLTRKKALDPSFTEEMDIVSWVRSVWSNTGEIEKIVDSSLMEEFLHSDIMEQVIDVFVVALRCTEKEPSKRPTMRDVVRQLLDASTPMKSKKKQPI